A genomic segment from Nodularia sphaerocarpa UHCC 0038 encodes:
- a CDS encoding SDR family NAD(P)-dependent oxidoreductase, translating to MAPTVLITGASQGIGKATALLFSRQGYNLVLAARHADTLAATAQEIESLGHPAPLTITCDVKDPSQVDILVQTALENYADIDVLVNNAGIFASGPIEQFSLHDWHEVIDTNLWGYIHTIHALLPHFLKRLRGTIVNVSSIGGKVPTAYLVPYCTSKFAVTGLTETLQAELQPKGIQVCGIYPNLIKSNFMERAVFRGQDEQEIQTRREQLDNVLKTPVIEKPEDVANAIWDAVKHQKSDVMVGSANVSQGLYRLFPGVMKWVSRQTLKNQDN from the coding sequence ATGGCTCCTACAGTATTAATTACAGGTGCATCTCAAGGCATCGGTAAAGCAACGGCTTTGTTATTTTCCCGCCAAGGTTATAATCTTGTACTTGCAGCCCGTCATGCTGACACATTAGCAGCCACAGCCCAAGAGATAGAAAGCCTTGGTCATCCTGCACCATTAACTATAACTTGCGATGTCAAAGATCCATCTCAGGTAGATATATTAGTGCAGACAGCATTAGAAAATTATGCTGATATTGATGTCTTGGTAAATAATGCCGGGATATTTGCATCAGGGCCAATAGAACAATTTTCTCTCCATGATTGGCACGAAGTTATAGACACTAACCTTTGGGGATATATTCATACTATTCATGCCCTTTTACCGCATTTTCTCAAACGTCTAAGGGGAACCATAGTTAATGTTAGTTCTATCGGGGGTAAAGTACCTACAGCTTACTTGGTTCCTTACTGTACGAGTAAGTTTGCGGTGACAGGGTTAACAGAAACATTGCAAGCGGAATTACAACCAAAAGGTATTCAAGTTTGTGGCATTTATCCCAATTTAATCAAGAGTAATTTTATGGAACGGGCAGTTTTTCGAGGACAGGATGAACAAGAAATCCAAACTCGAAGGGAACAGCTTGATAATGTCCTGAAAACTCCTGTAATAGAGAAGCCGGAAGACGTAGCAAATGCTATATGGGATGCAGTCAAGCATCAAAAATCAGATGTCATGGTTGGTTCCGCCAATGTTTCTCAGGGTTTATACCGATTATTTCCTGGTGTGATGAAGTGGGTTTCTCGGCAAACCTTGAAAAATCAAGATAATTAA
- the crtW gene encoding beta-carotene ketolase CrtW, which translates to MFQLEQPPLPEIKITATTPAVKNKSPFGGIFMAIAIISIWAISLGLLLYIDISQFKFWMLLPIIFWQTFLYTGLFITAHDAMHGVVFPKNPKINHFIGSLCLFLYGLLPYQKLLKKHWQHHHNPASETDPDFHNGKQKNFFAWYLYFMKRYWSWLQIITLMIIYNVVKAIWHLPDDNLTYFWVVPSILSSLQLFYFGTFLPHREPVEGYQDPHRSQTISRPIWWSFITCYHFGYHHEHHEYPHVPWWQLPEVYKMSKSNV; encoded by the coding sequence GTGTTCCAGTTAGAACAACCACCATTACCTGAAATTAAAATCACTGCTACCACCCCAGCCGTGAAAAATAAATCCCCATTTGGGGGTATTTTCATGGCGATCGCCATTATTAGTATATGGGCTATCAGCCTCGGTTTGTTACTTTATATTGATATATCCCAATTCAAATTTTGGATGTTGTTGCCAATCATCTTTTGGCAAACATTTTTATATACGGGATTATTTATTACAGCTCATGATGCCATGCACGGGGTAGTTTTTCCCAAAAATCCTAAAATCAACCATTTCATTGGCTCATTGTGCTTGTTTCTTTATGGTCTTTTACCTTATCAAAAACTTTTAAAAAAGCATTGGCAACATCACCATAATCCAGCCAGTGAAACAGATCCAGATTTTCACAACGGTAAGCAGAAAAACTTTTTTGCTTGGTATTTATATTTTATGAAGCGTTACTGGAGTTGGTTACAAATTATCACATTAATGATTATCTATAACGTGGTAAAAGCTATATGGCATCTTCCTGATGATAATCTGACTTATTTTTGGGTAGTGCCATCAATTTTAAGTTCCTTACAATTATTTTATTTTGGGACTTTTTTACCCCATCGTGAACCTGTAGAAGGTTATCAAGATCCTCATCGTTCTCAAACTATTAGCCGTCCAATTTGGTGGTCATTCATAACTTGTTACCATTTTGGTTATCATCATGAACATCATGAATACCCTCATGTTCCTTGGTGGCAATTACCTGAAGTTTATAAAATGTCTAAATCAAATGTGTAA
- a CDS encoding DUF2834 domain-containing protein, whose amino-acid sequence MLRKIAFGLIWLGFLTYAFIFAPPDQPDTFELIKNLSVGKWEGINPLVIALFNLMGIWPVIYSAILFMDGRGQKIRAWPFATASFAVGAFALLPYLALREPNQEFSGNKNLWLKLLDSRITGLILTIGAVILVAYGLQGDWGDFVQQWETSRFIHVMSLDFCVLSLLFPALLGDDMARRGMKNQAFFWLISFIPLFGPLIYLTVRSPQVEGSPSPLPETNMNTELSP is encoded by the coding sequence ATGCTCAGAAAAATTGCCTTTGGTTTAATATGGCTGGGATTTCTTACCTATGCTTTTATCTTTGCTCCCCCAGATCAACCTGATACATTTGAATTAATTAAAAATCTTTCCGTTGGTAAATGGGAAGGTATTAACCCCCTAGTCATCGCATTATTCAACCTCATGGGCATTTGGCCTGTAATTTATAGTGCAATTCTGTTTATGGATGGTAGAGGGCAAAAAATCCGGGCTTGGCCATTTGCTACCGCTTCATTTGCTGTCGGTGCTTTTGCGCTATTACCTTATTTAGCTTTACGGGAACCAAATCAGGAGTTTTCTGGAAACAAAAATCTCTGGCTGAAATTGCTAGATTCTCGGATTACTGGTTTGATTTTAACTATCGGCGCAGTAATTCTAGTCGCCTATGGTTTACAAGGAGATTGGGGAGATTTTGTGCAGCAGTGGGAAACTAGCCGCTTCATCCATGTGATGAGTTTAGACTTCTGCGTACTTTCTTTATTATTTCCCGCATTATTGGGAGATGATATGGCGCGTCGGGGGATGAAAAATCAGGCATTTTTCTGGTTAATCTCCTTCATTCCCCTATTCGGTCCCTTGATTTATTTAACCGTGCGATCGCCGCAGGTGGAGGGTAGCCCATCGCCCTTACCAGAAACCAACATGAATACCGAACTTTCACCCTAA